The Henningerozyma blattae CBS 6284 chromosome 9, complete genome DNA segment ataatagCTATAATGGGGTATtatgatattgatgatgTATTGACGGATAGTGCAGAAATTCCTTGTACCTTCAACCATACAATTCCAGGACTTGGATTTTTGCAAGGTAACCCAGGTAAAtcaatcaataaaaatacacgGGTTACACTACCACTATGGATGTCCAGAATGCTGGCCATGGTAGGTGGAGAAGAAGACGGAGAAGATATTCCATTTGTTGAATTGAACACCCCAACTGTGTTTTCCCAAAAAGTGATAAATGCCATTAGGGCATCACCAACCTCGTTAGATATACATTCTTTGTATGGTCATTACTACGATATGGCCATTAAATGGAttggattatttgaagatgaGAAATTTGCAGAAATATGTTCTGAATTACTTCTACAGAGGTCCATTGAAATAAATGCTCATGCAAATAGTGTGatgttaaatattcataGTAATCATCGTCCATCTAACCTAAAATACTCTGGGAGCAATAAAGGACCCACGACTATTCAGCAAGTGActccatttttatttgacaTTAGacgaatttgaaaaagaacTTTATGCGAAATCCCGTTTGGCATACAAGGatacaaaaaaatggaTGGTTGACGGCCATTCATAATTATAAACTAATCCTGATGAAATAGTTTGCATTACCGTAATGATaatcaataattctttaaaaaatatttttatgcatatattaaaaatttagatgCAAAAATAAGGTCATGCCATAAACATACCAATATGAATGTATACCATATACAAGGGGGAGACACTCAATAGTGATCAAAAAGACGAACTACAGA contains these protein-coding regions:
- the PSF3 gene encoding DNA replication protein PSF3 (similar to Saccharomyces cerevisiae PSF3 (YOL146W); ancestral locus Anc_3.4) codes for the protein MGYYDIDDVLTDSAEIPCTFNHTIPGLGFLQGNPGKSINKNTRVTLPLWMSRMLAMVGGEEDGEDIPFVELNTPTVFSQKVINAIRASPTSLDIHSLYGHYYDMAIKWIGLFEDEKFAEICSELLLQRSIEINAHANSVMLNIHSNHRPSNLKYSGSNKGPTTIQQVTPFLFDIRRI